A window of the Tunturibacter empetritectus genome harbors these coding sequences:
- a CDS encoding catalase, which produces MSKTKKPAKNLGAEYQIGAGGELHQTAGGTHPQLTNQRGLVVGDDENSLKLGERGPVLIEDHLLVEKTQHFDHERIPERIVHARGFGAKGYFELTHSLGGITKARVLTKVGVKTPVFTRFSTVAGNMGSADTARDVRGFAVKMYTDEGNWDIVGNNIPVFFIQDSIKFTDLIHAAKQEPDRGFPQAQTAHDTFWDFVSLVPESTHMLMWIMSDRAIPRSFRMMEGFGVHTFRLVNEAGDSTYVKFHWRPKLGMASIIWDEALKISGADPDFHRRDLWNAINEGNFPEWELGVQLFDEEFANKFEFDVLDATKLIPEETLPLKIIGRLVLDQNVDNYFAETEQVAFATTDVVPGIDFTNDPLLQGRNLSYIDTQLSRLGGPNYEQIPVNAPRCPMANMQRDGHMTMIPQKGRVSYSPSSLEADSPRQDPKNGFTSFHASKSGDKLRVRAESFSDHFSQALMFFNSQTEPEQNHIISAFIFELSKVETKAVRTRMLGQLANVSSEISQRVANGLGMLGVTKAIPAKVAARTDLPASDALSIHKKSKPGLKTKVVGCLVGDGSDARAVLALRKAVTVAGANLKIVAPKIGGAAALDGTIIEADFQLAGGSSVLFDAVYVLLSKEGATKLSTEGAAIAWVHDAFVHLKVLGASAAAKPLLDAAGVVRDAGVVIGDDHKTYLNKASKGRIWSREPSVRSVF; this is translated from the coding sequence ATGTCTAAGACGAAGAAGCCGGCTAAAAACTTAGGGGCTGAATATCAAATAGGCGCCGGTGGAGAACTCCATCAAACTGCAGGTGGTACGCATCCTCAACTAACAAATCAACGGGGTCTTGTAGTCGGAGATGATGAAAACTCCCTAAAGCTCGGAGAGCGTGGTCCTGTCCTGATTGAAGATCATTTGCTCGTTGAGAAGACTCAGCACTTCGACCATGAGCGTATTCCCGAGCGCATCGTTCATGCTCGTGGATTCGGTGCGAAAGGCTATTTTGAGCTGACGCACTCATTAGGCGGGATTACCAAGGCGCGAGTGCTGACCAAGGTTGGAGTCAAAACTCCGGTATTTACTCGGTTTTCGACTGTTGCTGGCAATATGGGCTCAGCGGATACGGCTCGCGATGTTCGAGGCTTTGCCGTCAAGATGTATACCGATGAGGGTAACTGGGACATCGTTGGTAACAACATCCCTGTCTTCTTCATTCAGGACTCCATAAAGTTCACTGATCTCATCCATGCGGCCAAGCAGGAACCAGATCGCGGATTTCCGCAGGCACAGACGGCACACGATACGTTTTGGGACTTCGTGTCACTCGTTCCCGAATCGACGCACATGCTTATGTGGATCATGTCTGACCGCGCAATCCCTCGATCTTTCAGAATGATGGAAGGGTTCGGCGTGCATACCTTCCGACTTGTCAATGAAGCTGGTGACTCGACGTACGTGAAATTTCACTGGCGTCCAAAGCTTGGCATGGCATCGATCATTTGGGACGAAGCCCTAAAGATTTCGGGCGCCGACCCTGACTTCCATCGTCGAGATCTGTGGAACGCGATCAACGAAGGAAACTTTCCAGAGTGGGAGCTCGGTGTTCAGCTTTTCGACGAGGAGTTCGCGAACAAATTCGAGTTTGATGTACTTGACGCGACCAAACTCATTCCGGAAGAGACGCTCCCTCTAAAGATCATTGGCCGATTAGTACTGGATCAAAATGTCGACAACTACTTCGCAGAGACGGAGCAGGTCGCCTTCGCAACCACCGACGTGGTTCCCGGAATCGACTTCACGAACGATCCACTGCTCCAAGGTCGCAACCTTTCCTACATCGATACTCAGCTAAGCCGCCTCGGTGGGCCAAACTATGAGCAGATTCCCGTCAATGCTCCCCGCTGCCCGATGGCCAACATGCAGCGAGACGGCCACATGACCATGATCCCGCAGAAGGGCCGTGTTTCGTATTCGCCGAGCTCTCTTGAAGCAGACTCCCCTCGTCAAGACCCGAAGAACGGATTCACATCATTCCATGCCTCCAAAAGCGGAGATAAACTGCGTGTCCGAGCCGAATCTTTTAGCGATCACTTCTCCCAGGCGCTGATGTTTTTTAACTCCCAAACGGAACCGGAGCAGAACCACATTATATCGGCGTTCATCTTCGAATTAAGCAAGGTGGAAACCAAAGCAGTCAGAACAAGAATGCTCGGGCAACTTGCAAATGTTAGTTCAGAGATTTCGCAGAGGGTGGCGAATGGGCTCGGTATGCTTGGCGTAACGAAAGCAATTCCGGCTAAAGTCGCGGCTAGAACGGACCTTCCCGCCTCTGATGCACTCAGCATTCATAAAAAGTCGAAACCGGGACTCAAAACTAAAGTAGTCGGCTGTCTCGTGGGGGACGGTTCCGATGCAAGGGCGGTGCTCGCTCTACGAAAAGCTGTGACTGTGGCCGGGGCCAACCTGAAGATCGTCGCCCCGAAGATAGGAGGCGCCGCCGCCTTGGACGGAACTATTATTGAGGCCGACTTTCAGCTTGCCGGTGGCTCTTCAGTACTCTTCGATGCCGTGTACGTTTTGCTTTCGAAGGAAGGCGCAACGAAGCTTTCTACCGAGGGCGCTGCTATTGCTTGGGTTCACGATGCGTTCGTTCATCTAAAGGTCTTGGGTGCCTCAGCTGCTGCGAAGCCGCTCCTTGACGCTGCAGGCGTTGTTAGGGATGCCGGTGTCGTCATCGGAGATGACCACAAAACTTATTTGAATAAAGCAAGCAAAGGAAGAATTTGGAGCCGGGAACCCAGCGTTCGATCGGTCTTCTAA
- a CDS encoding PIG-L deacetylase family protein: protein MPTIVPLTSETKWLPKLRHLPNWEPPLIPTLVLAPHPDDETLGAGGLIARLCRQGVTVIVVAVTDGENAYSDTQNMGDIRVQEQVEALHRLGVPESMVRRLCLPDRDVSACEDRLVDLLLPMIKGEMHLVAPWKRDFHTDHEAVGRAAARVAQIKSVPLTSYLFWTWHRGVPDMLEGLSVEKVSLTDAELQIKRHALEAHASQFEHADGQPILSPELLMPTQRAYEVYIR from the coding sequence ATGCCGACGATTGTCCCCTTAACTTCAGAAACGAAATGGCTTCCTAAATTACGGCATCTCCCCAATTGGGAGCCACCCCTCATTCCGACGCTCGTGCTAGCCCCGCATCCCGATGATGAGACTCTCGGGGCGGGTGGTCTTATCGCCAGACTTTGCCGGCAAGGCGTAACGGTGATAGTAGTGGCTGTTACGGATGGAGAGAACGCTTATTCCGACACACAAAATATGGGAGACATTCGAGTGCAGGAACAGGTTGAAGCCCTTCATCGGCTTGGCGTACCGGAATCCATGGTTCGCCGTCTCTGCCTGCCAGATCGAGATGTGTCGGCCTGCGAGGATCGGCTCGTAGATTTACTTTTGCCGATGATCAAAGGTGAGATGCACCTAGTCGCCCCGTGGAAACGCGACTTTCATACCGACCATGAGGCAGTTGGAAGAGCGGCAGCTCGAGTCGCCCAAATCAAAAGTGTCCCTCTTACTTCCTACCTCTTTTGGACATGGCATCGGGGAGTACCCGACATGCTTGAAGGACTATCGGTCGAAAAGGTCTCACTCACAGATGCGGAGCTCCAAATAAAACGTCATGCCTTGGAGGCTCATGCCTCTCAATTCGAGCATGCTGATGGCCAGCCTATCCTTTCGCCCGAGTTGTTGATGCCCACTCAACGTGCATATGAGGTCTACATCCGGTGA
- a CDS encoding SAM-dependent methyltransferase — protein MSVDTKFESSPDFFEAKYRENADPWDFSRSAYELRRYDSIINAISHRTYRRAFEPGCSIGVLTERLAAYCDAVDAIDFSPSASMQAQRRCAHLPNVEVRCAALPDGVPVKDFDLLVLSEIGYYFSPQTWQQITSTFVDSIPQGATVLAAHWLGHSQDHYISGDEVHEILLAHPGLLVEHSERNQNMRLDRLVRL, from the coding sequence GTGAGTGTCGATACCAAATTCGAGTCGTCTCCTGATTTCTTTGAAGCGAAGTATCGGGAGAATGCTGACCCCTGGGACTTTTCGCGCAGTGCTTACGAACTAAGACGTTACGATTCAATCATCAATGCAATTTCTCACAGGACCTATCGCCGGGCATTTGAACCGGGTTGTTCCATCGGCGTTCTCACAGAACGTCTAGCTGCATACTGTGACGCCGTTGATGCCATCGACTTTTCGCCGTCTGCAAGTATGCAGGCTCAAAGACGATGTGCTCATCTGCCGAATGTTGAAGTACGTTGCGCAGCGCTACCAGACGGAGTGCCAGTGAAGGATTTTGATCTCCTCGTTTTGAGCGAAATAGGCTATTACTTCTCCCCTCAAACTTGGCAGCAGATAACCTCCACATTTGTCGATTCGATTCCTCAAGGCGCTACCGTTCTGGCCGCGCATTGGCTAGGCCATTCCCAGGATCATTACATCTCGGGCGATGAGGTCCACGAGATTCTGCTTGCCCACCCAGGGCTTCTGGTCGAGCACTCAGAACGCAACCAAAATATGAGACTTGATCGGTTGGTGCGTTTGTGA
- a CDS encoding glycosyltransferase has product MKANWHIAIVIPARDEQDLLPRCLRSVQRARLMLPSHVTSDLIVVTDQSTDNSFGIAQEIVQESGTVIGIEAGCVGTARALGVQLALERYEGPRKVCWLANTDADCEVPVTWLQDQMEYAKTGVAAVAGIIDVDSFIDHDSSVPERFRLSYLIHPDGTHPHVHGANFGVRADVYLKAGGWQDLSSAEDHDLWRRLNVGIHQRISDASLRVITSGRRMGRAPLGFADALAAHNGVIG; this is encoded by the coding sequence GTGAAAGCTAATTGGCATATTGCGATCGTCATTCCGGCTCGGGACGAACAAGACCTCCTTCCCAGATGCCTTCGGTCCGTACAAAGGGCTCGTCTGATGCTGCCCTCGCACGTAACAAGCGACCTGATCGTCGTGACCGACCAGTCAACAGATAATTCCTTCGGCATCGCTCAGGAGATCGTCCAGGAAAGCGGAACAGTCATCGGGATTGAAGCGGGCTGTGTGGGTACCGCGCGGGCACTAGGTGTGCAGCTGGCGTTAGAGCGCTATGAGGGACCAAGGAAAGTCTGCTGGCTGGCGAATACCGATGCCGACTGTGAAGTACCTGTCACCTGGCTCCAGGATCAAATGGAGTATGCGAAGACAGGAGTCGCTGCGGTTGCGGGCATTATCGATGTGGACTCCTTCATCGACCACGACTCCTCCGTCCCGGAGCGATTCCGTCTTTCTTATTTGATCCACCCGGACGGAACTCATCCCCACGTGCATGGAGCCAACTTTGGAGTGAGAGCGGATGTGTATCTTAAAGCCGGGGGCTGGCAAGATCTTTCAAGCGCAGAAGATCATGATCTGTGGCGGCGTCTGAATGTAGGAATACATCAACGCATTTCAGACGCTAGCTTACGTGTCATAACCAGTGGAAGACGGATGGGGCGTGCGCCGCTCGGCTTCGCAGATGCTCTTGCCGCACACAATGGAGTTATAGGATGA
- a CDS encoding alpha/beta hydrolase has translation MQRQRPRLAAIDPDNALALMTVTGGRTVYEQRGIQGRMNTLRKITIYGAATLATVPVFAQANTAPLAPRQIPAITLPVPTDVSPGMQTIIGAPLNPAWNILWKTGEEWRAAADKQAAQTVANLPAMRERMHVKVEAARIAGVKVYIETPDVIPPEHKDKVLIQVHGGCYVLFPGESGTSEAIMMAGFGHYKVIAVDYRMPPEAYFPAALDDAMKVYAEVLKTMKPENLGVLGTSAGGALVLEMMLRAKQLGLPMPGAIAPSTPMSDVTKVGDSFYTNERVDNVLVSRDGFCDAATKVYAQGHDLKDPLLSPVYGDMNGFPPTILTTGTRDLLLSNTVRVHRKLRKAGVEAELEIYEGQSHAQFSRDDRLPETKEAFGEIAAFFDKHLGR, from the coding sequence ATGCAGAGACAACGGCCGCGACTTGCTGCGATCGACCCAGATAATGCCTTGGCGCTGATGACGGTGACGGGCGGCCGCACAGTCTACGAGCAGCGCGGGATACAAGGCCGAATGAATACACTCAGGAAGATAACTATTTATGGTGCGGCAACTTTAGCGACAGTCCCTGTCTTCGCTCAAGCAAACACCGCGCCCCTTGCGCCGCGGCAGATTCCGGCGATCACGCTGCCGGTTCCGACTGACGTTAGTCCGGGAATGCAGACGATTATAGGGGCCCCGCTCAATCCGGCGTGGAACATTCTGTGGAAGACGGGTGAAGAGTGGCGAGCGGCAGCGGATAAGCAAGCAGCACAGACCGTGGCTAATCTTCCCGCAATGCGGGAGCGGATGCATGTGAAGGTCGAAGCTGCCAGGATTGCGGGAGTGAAGGTATACATCGAGACGCCGGATGTGATCCCGCCGGAGCATAAGGACAAGGTGCTGATCCAGGTGCATGGCGGATGCTATGTTCTGTTTCCCGGTGAGTCCGGGACGTCAGAGGCGATCATGATGGCGGGGTTCGGGCACTATAAGGTGATCGCGGTCGACTACAGGATGCCGCCCGAGGCTTACTTCCCAGCCGCACTCGATGATGCAATGAAGGTGTATGCGGAAGTCTTGAAGACCATGAAGCCGGAAAACCTTGGCGTGCTGGGGACATCGGCGGGTGGGGCGCTGGTGTTGGAGATGATGCTGCGGGCGAAGCAGCTTGGGCTGCCGATGCCGGGAGCGATCGCACCAAGTACGCCGATGTCCGACGTGACCAAGGTGGGTGACAGCTTCTACACGAATGAGAGGGTGGATAACGTGCTGGTGTCGCGGGATGGGTTCTGCGACGCGGCGACGAAGGTTTATGCGCAAGGGCATGATCTGAAAGATCCGCTGCTGTCGCCGGTGTATGGCGATATGAACGGATTTCCACCGACGATTCTGACGACGGGCACCCGCGATCTTCTGCTAAGCAATACGGTGCGAGTGCATCGCAAGCTGCGCAAGGCAGGCGTTGAGGCGGAGCTCGAAATCTATGAGGGACAGTCTCATGCGCAGTTCAGCAGGGACGACCGATTACCCGAAACGAAGGAAGCCTTTGGAGAGATTGCGGCTTTCTTCGACAAGCATTTAGGGCGTTGA
- a CDS encoding RICIN domain-containing protein: protein MLRITALARHTTALLGVVSLMLSLQPGTSIAQSVLTQHNDLSRSGANPNETILTTSNVNESSFGRLFSLSIDGFTYAQPLYDRGVSISGGTHNVLYVATAHDSVYAFDADSGAEYWHVSLGTPVPSSVINTQNILVEVGIISTPVIDSSTGTLYVVAKTYESKVQIFRLHALDIDTGAEKFGGPVEIAASVSGSGQQSSGGQVPFVASQENQRAAVTLVNGIVYLAFASHEDYSPYHGWLLGYKASNLQQVQVYNVTPNSGEGAIWMGGQGLLADSSNNLYLISANSTQTSENAAGDYGESFLKLVPSGTTLSVADYFKPNDYDRLNANDTDLGSTGAFAIPGTSYIAGGSKSGMLYVVDTNNMGKLNTSSDQVVQEFQADNGLWGSPAFFNNTMYIWGVNEPLKAYQFSGGHFNTSPSSQSAYSTPGGTTSGSVSVSSNGTTAGTAIVWATAPTADPDHSTVGGNMYAYDATNLGTLLWSTAQNSSRDSYGSYAKFVAPTIADGKVYVGTDSEQVAVYGLLPGGGCTATVITPYLQVNGAAWQQVASATVASGSTVNLGPQPLTGGSWSWTGPNGFNSTSRQINSIPLSSGTNTYIAAYTNPCGSKSTQTFAVTVTGGSGSLIPNGTFVITSVHSGQAIDDPGFSTKSGQDMQQYTVNNGTNQQWNVTNLGNNVITITNVASGQLLEVTGASKANSALVDQMPANGKSNQEWNVISVGAGAFELTNVNSGQALDVDGGGTTVGEAIDQYPYQGTSWQKWIFTRH, encoded by the coding sequence ATGCTTCGAATTACTGCGCTTGCCCGTCATACTACCGCGTTACTAGGTGTTGTCTCGCTGATGTTGTCGTTGCAACCAGGCACCAGCATCGCGCAGAGCGTGCTTACGCAGCACAACGATCTGAGCCGATCGGGGGCCAATCCGAACGAGACAATTCTTACAACAAGCAACGTTAATGAGAGTTCGTTCGGGAGGCTGTTTTCCCTGTCGATTGACGGCTTCACATATGCACAGCCTCTCTATGATCGCGGCGTTTCGATATCCGGTGGCACGCACAATGTTCTTTATGTTGCGACGGCACACGACAGTGTGTATGCGTTCGATGCGGATTCGGGGGCGGAGTATTGGCACGTCTCCCTCGGAACGCCGGTTCCAAGTTCTGTCATCAATACGCAAAATATCCTGGTCGAGGTTGGCATCATCAGCACGCCAGTGATTGACAGTTCTACTGGCACTCTTTACGTCGTCGCGAAGACCTATGAGAGCAAAGTGCAAATCTTCCGCTTACATGCCCTCGATATCGATACCGGTGCGGAAAAGTTTGGCGGACCTGTCGAGATCGCAGCGTCTGTCAGTGGATCCGGGCAACAGAGCAGCGGAGGACAGGTTCCATTCGTTGCCTCCCAGGAGAACCAGCGCGCCGCTGTCACACTGGTGAATGGAATTGTCTACTTGGCATTCGCCTCTCACGAAGACTATTCTCCTTATCACGGATGGTTGTTGGGATATAAGGCGAGCAATCTGCAACAGGTTCAGGTCTATAACGTGACGCCTAACAGTGGTGAGGGGGCGATCTGGATGGGAGGCCAGGGTCTTCTGGCGGACTCATCGAACAACCTCTACCTGATCAGCGCCAACAGCACGCAAACTTCCGAGAATGCCGCCGGCGATTATGGAGAGAGTTTTCTGAAGCTCGTCCCGAGTGGTACCACTTTGAGCGTCGCCGATTACTTCAAGCCAAACGACTACGACCGATTGAACGCAAATGACACTGATTTAGGGTCTACCGGCGCATTTGCCATTCCCGGCACCAGCTACATCGCGGGTGGAAGCAAGTCTGGCATGTTGTATGTGGTCGACACCAACAACATGGGCAAGTTGAACACGTCGTCCGATCAAGTAGTCCAAGAGTTTCAGGCCGACAATGGGTTATGGGGGTCGCCCGCGTTCTTTAACAACACCATGTATATCTGGGGCGTAAACGAGCCGCTCAAGGCCTATCAGTTTTCCGGCGGCCACTTCAACACCTCTCCCTCTTCGCAAAGCGCGTACTCGACACCTGGAGGCACGACCAGCGGCTCAGTTTCCGTATCCTCTAACGGCACTACGGCTGGTACTGCGATTGTCTGGGCGACAGCTCCCACTGCTGATCCCGACCATTCCACTGTCGGCGGCAATATGTACGCCTACGATGCTACCAACCTGGGAACGTTGTTATGGAGCACTGCACAAAATTCATCGCGAGACAGCTATGGAAGTTACGCCAAGTTTGTCGCGCCAACCATCGCCGATGGCAAAGTGTATGTCGGAACCGATTCCGAACAGGTAGCAGTTTATGGTTTGTTGCCGGGCGGCGGCTGCACGGCGACTGTGATTACTCCCTATCTGCAGGTGAATGGAGCGGCTTGGCAACAGGTTGCGAGCGCAACCGTCGCCTCTGGATCGACGGTTAATCTTGGTCCGCAGCCCCTGACTGGCGGATCGTGGAGTTGGACCGGTCCCAATGGGTTCAATTCCACATCGCGTCAGATCAATAGCATTCCCTTGAGCTCAGGCACTAACACTTACATTGCTGCTTACACAAATCCTTGCGGAAGCAAAAGCACGCAGACATTTGCCGTCACCGTAACGGGCGGCAGCGGCAGTTTGATTCCAAATGGCACGTTTGTGATCACAAGCGTTCACAGCGGCCAGGCTATTGACGATCCTGGATTCTCGACGAAGAGCGGCCAAGACATGCAGCAATATACCGTAAACAATGGTACCAACCAGCAATGGAACGTCACCAACCTAGGCAACAATGTAATTACGATAACCAATGTGGCAAGCGGCCAACTGCTCGAAGTCACTGGAGCATCCAAAGCGAACAGCGCACTTGTCGATCAAATGCCCGCAAATGGCAAATCTAACCAGGAGTGGAACGTCATATCGGTGGGTGCTGGCGCCTTCGAACTCACCAACGTCAACAGCGGCCAAGCGCTCGACGTGGATGGTGGAGGAACAACCGTCGGTGAAGCAATTGATCAATATCCATACCAAGGTACTTCGTGGCAGAAATGGATCTTCACCCGACACTAA
- a CDS encoding IS6 family transposase, giving the protein MSGGVQQRSIFKRRRFPVEIILVCVRWYCKYGITYRDLAEMMQERGVEVDASTIFRWVQRYAPELEKRIRWYQGYRSSSWRVDETYVKVGGQWKYLFRAVDKHGRLIDFMLLDRRNTCAAHRFLGKALKKMRNWPPHSITTDKLGSYPKAIRRLQREGKLPQDTKHRTSKYLNNIIEADHGGLKRVIRPTCGFKTMRTASATIKGFEVTRMIRRRHCLLCKPKVAGEIQFINKLFNVAA; this is encoded by the coding sequence GTGAGTGGAGGAGTCCAGCAGAGGTCTATCTTCAAGCGCCGCCGATTTCCGGTTGAGATCATCCTGGTATGCGTGCGGTGGTATTGCAAGTACGGCATCACGTATCGCGATCTCGCGGAGATGATGCAAGAGCGCGGAGTTGAGGTCGATGCCTCGACGATCTTCCGGTGGGTGCAGCGCTACGCACCTGAGCTCGAAAAGCGCATCCGCTGGTATCAAGGCTACCGCTCGAGCTCTTGGCGAGTGGACGAAACTTATGTCAAGGTCGGTGGACAGTGGAAGTACTTGTTCCGCGCCGTCGACAAGCATGGCCGGTTGATCGACTTCATGCTGCTGGACCGCCGTAACACGTGCGCGGCACACCGCTTCTTGGGCAAGGCACTGAAGAAGATGCGTAACTGGCCACCGCACTCGATCACAACCGATAAGCTGGGCTCCTATCCCAAGGCGATTCGCCGGCTGCAGCGCGAAGGCAAGTTGCCACAGGACACGAAGCACCGCACGTCGAAATATCTAAACAACATCATTGAGGCAGACCACGGTGGCCTTAAGCGGGTGATCCGTCCCACATGCGGTTTTAAAACGATGAGAACAGCGTCTGCCACCATCAAGGGATTCGAAGTCACGCGGATGATCCGCCGCCGCCATTGCCTCCTCTGCAAGCCCAAGGTCGCCGGCGAAATTCAATTCATCAACAAGCTATTCAATGTTGCTGCCTGA